A single genomic interval of Penicillium psychrofluorescens genome assembly, chromosome: 2 harbors:
- a CDS encoding uncharacterized protein (ID:PFLUO_003424-T1.cds;~source:funannotate), whose amino-acid sequence MSTPEREVEPTTGQQNETPVTEVFVNEKSAMDADEKAMADTPDGGEPTEIEKKSLRHIAENLPLSAWLVAIVELSERFTYYGMQGLFQNYVERPLDGSEGTGALGMGHQGATGLTTFFQFWCYVTPIIGAIIADQYLGKYKTIVLFCGVYMTGLLILVCTSIPGALANGAGLGGFIVAILIIGLGTGGIKSNVAPLIADQYKRKKMALSTTKKGERVIIDPALTIQRIYMIFYGCINIGSLSLLATPYMEMYIGFWSAFLLCLCMFIVGTTVLLLGRKFYVVRPPQGSIITDAFRSLWIMIKNRNMDAPKPSWQAEHRGESATVVPWDDHFIDEVKRALVACRVFAFYPIYWVVYGQFSSNFVTQAGQMKGHGIPNDLMQNFDPISIIVFIPLLETLVYPLMRRMKIPFRPITRISLGFVVASLAMVYAAIVQHLIYAAGPCYEHPMACPAAMVDGVAQGNNVHIAIQTPAYVLIGISEIFASVSGLEYAYTKAPPSMKSFVQSMYLLTNAFGSAIAEALTPAAYDPAILWMFVGVACASFLVGVVFYALFRHLNAQEDDMNALDADDYMPEAPREEERRESKN is encoded by the exons ATGTCGACTCCGGAGCGCGAGGTTGAGCCTACTACCGG GCAGCAGAATGAGACCCCCGTTACCGAGGTTTTTGTAAACGAAAAGTccgccatggacgccgacgagaaggccatggccgacacTCCGGATGGCGGGGAGCCTaccgagatcgagaagaagtccCTGCGCCACATCGCCGAGAACCTGCCCCTCTCGGCCTGGCTGGTGGCCATCGTCGAGTTGAGCGAGCGTTTCACCTACTACGGCATGCAGGGTCTGTTCCAGAACTACGTCGAGCGTCCCTTGGACGGCTCCGAAGGCACTGGAGCGCTAGGCATGGGCCACCAGGGCGCGACGGGATTGACCACGTTCTTCCAGTTTTGGTGCTATGTGACCCCCATCATtggtgccatcatcgccgatCAGTACTTGGGCAAGTACAAGACGATCGTGCTGTTCTGCGGCGTCTACATGACTGGTCTGCTCATCCTGGTCTGcacctccatccccggcgcTCTGGCCAACGGAGCCGGTCTGGGCGGGTTCATCGTGGCGATTTTGATTATTGGTCTGGGCACGGGCGGTATCAAGAGTAACGTGGCTCCTCTGATCGCCGACCAGTAcaagcggaagaagatggcgctgtcgaccaccaagaagggcgagcgcgtcatcatcgacccgGCCCTGACCATCCAGCGCATCTACATGATCTTTTACGGGTGCATCAACATTGGTTCGCTGTCCCTGCTGGCCACCCCGTACATGGAGATGTACATCGGCTTCTGGTCCGCCTTCCTGCTGTGTCTGTGCATGTTCATCGTCGGAACCACGGTGCTCCTGCTGGGTCGCAAGTTCTACGTGGTGCGCCCGCCGCAGGGCTCGATCATCACGGACGCCTTCCGGTCCCTGTGGATCATGATCAAGAATCGCAACATGGATGCCCCCAAGCCCAGCTGGCAGGCCGAACACCGCGGCGAGTCGGCCACCGTTGTGCCGTGGGACGACCACTTCATTGACGAGGTGAAGCGTGCGCTAGTGGCCTGCCGGGTGTTTGCTTTCTACCCGATCTACTGGGTGGTGTACGGACAGTTCTCGAGCAACTTCGTCACGCAGGCCGGCCAGATGAAAGGACATGGCATCCCGAACGACCTGATGCAGAACTTTGATCCCATCTCCATCATTGTCTTCATCCCGCTGCTCGAGACGCTCGTGTACCCGCTGATGCGCCGCATGAAGATCCCCTTCCGCCCCATCACTCGGATCTCGCTGGGCTTCGTGGTTGCGTCGCTGGCGATGGTCTACGCGGCCATTGTGCAGCACCTGATCTACGCGGCCGGTCCGTGCTACGAACACCCGATGGCGTGTCCGGCTGCGATGGTGGACGGCGTGGCCCAGGGCAACAACGTGCACATTGCCATCCAGACTCCTGCATACGTACTCATCGGTATCTCGGAGATTTTCGCCTCGGTGTCGGGTCTGGAGTACGCATACACCAAGGCGCCCCCGTCAATGAAGTCGTTCGTGCAGTCGATGTACCTGCTCACCAACGCGTTCGGATCTGCCATTGCCGAGGCACTGACTCCCGCCGCCTACGACCCGGCGATTCTCTGGATGTTTGTCGGCGTCGCCTGCGCTTCGTTCCTGGTCGGTGTCGTGTTCTACGCTCTCTTCCGTCACCTCAATGCCCAGGAAGATGATATGAATGccctcgacgccgacgacTATATGCCGGAGGCGCcgcgcgaggaggagcgccGCGAGTCGAAGAACTAA
- a CDS encoding uncharacterized protein (ID:PFLUO_003416-T1.cds;~source:funannotate), which produces MASQINATEFPGNIINNQFVPTPKTRHSINPSTGEPLYEVPYSTQEDVDAAVKHARTAFKSWSKVPFQERSRLLLAYADALSAQRSPLEKLLVQEQGKPLELAKTEFDMSIDWLRKFATMEVKDEVLDENEERTVIQTFSPIGVCCGIVPWNWPVLLGLAKVGPALITGNTVIIKPSPFTPYCDLKLGEIGMSIFPPGVFQVLSGGDDLGPMLTEHPDIDKIAFTGSSATGKLVMQSCAKTLKRLTLELGGNDPAIVCEDVDIDAIVPKITTLAFLNSGQICMLIKRVYIHEKIYDKFRDAMVAFAKSIKTGDGFEPDVVVGPIQNSMQFEKVKDMYSEIGKRSWKQALEGQVFKDSKGYFISPAIIDNPPEDSRIVVEEPFGPIVPLLKWSDEDDVIERANHGKSGLGASVWSKDLDRAERLARCLSAGSVWINSHFDVAPNVPFGGHKWSGIGSEFGMAGLKLCCNSTSLWKWKNVM; this is translated from the exons ATGGCTTCCCAGATCAATGCTACC GAGTTTCCAGGaaacatcatcaacaaccagtTTGTGCCCACACCCAAGACGCGTCATTCCATCAACCCTTCCACCGGCGAGCCACTGTACGAAGTCCCTTATTCCACTCAGGAGGACGTGGATGCTGCCGTGAAGCACGCGCGCACGGCATTCAAAAGCTGGTCCAAGGTTCCCTTTCAAGAACGCTcgcgacttcttcttgcttATGCCGATGCCCTCTCAGCCCAGCGCTCgccgctggagaagttgCTGGTGCAGGAACAGGGCAAGCCACTTGAACTGGCCAAGACGGAGTTTGACATGAGTATAGACTGGCTTCGAAAGTTTGCCACGATGGAAGTCAAGGATGAAGTGCTCGACGAAAACGAGGAGCGGACGGTTATCCAGACATTCTCGCCCATCGGAGTATGCTGCGGCATTGTCCCCTGGAACTGGCCCGTCCTGCTTGGCCTGGCCAAAGTTGGACCAGCGCTGATCACTGGCAACACGGTCATCATCAAGCCATCCCCTTTCACGCCGTACTGCGACCTGAagctcggcgagatcggCATGAGCATCTTCCCACCAGGCGTCTTCCAGGTCCTCAGTGGAGGAGATGACCTCGGTCCGATGCTCACCGAGCATCCTGACATCGACAAAATTGCCTTCACTGGTTCCAGCGCAACCGGCAAACTGGTCATGCAGAGCTGCGCTAAGACCCTCAAGCGCCTTACCCTCGAGCTTGGGGGTAACGACCCGGCAATCGTGTGCGAggatgtcgacatcgacgCCATCGTGCCCAAGATCACCACGCTCGCGTTCCTCAACTCTGGCCAGATCTGTATGCTAATCAAACGGGTGTACATTCACGAAAAGATTTACGACAAGTTCCGGGATGCCATGGTCGCTTTTGCCAAATCCATCAAGACGGGCGATGGATTTGAGCCGGATGTGGTCGTCGGGCCAATCCAAAACAGCATGCA ATTCGAGAAAGTCAAGGATATGTACTCCGAAATTGGCAAACGCAGCTGGAAACAGGCTCTCGAGGGCCAAGTATTCAAAGACTCCAAGGGCTACTTCATCAGtcccgccatcatcgacaacCCACCCGAAGACTCCCGCATCGTGGTCGAGGAACCCTTTGGGCCCATCGTGCCTCTCCTCAAGTGGtccgatgaggacgatgtcATTGAACGGGCAAACCACGGCAAGTCCGGTCTGGGTGCCTCGGTGTGGAGCAAGGATCTGGATCGGGCAGAGAGATTGGCCCGGTGCCTTTCCGCGGGGAGTGTCTGGATCAATTCTCACTTTGATGTTGCGCCCAATGTGCCATTCGGAGGACACAAGTGGAGTGGCATTGGCAGCGAATTCGGCATGGCTGGTCTGAAGTTGTGCTGTAACTCCACGTCGCTCTGGAAGTGGAAGAATGTCATGTAA
- a CDS encoding uncharacterized protein (ID:PFLUO_003419-T1.cds;~source:funannotate) produces the protein MLRWYQTKLARRPILTSSVTSAVLFGSGDVLAQQVIDRRGLEKHDYGRTGRMALYGGAIFGPAATAWYGILQRHVVLKGTTSTTIARVAADQILFAPVNLTCFLSSMAIMEGSDPVEKWRNSFIPSYKANLIVWPFVQGANFAFVPLELRVLVVNVVSLGWNCFLSLINSGEE, from the exons ATGTTACGCTG GTACCAAACCAAGCTAGCCAGGAGGCCCATCCTCACTTCCAGCGTCACCAGCGCG GTACTATTCGGTAGTGGTGATGTCCTCGCCCAGCAAGTCATCGACCGGCGCGGCCTGGAGAAGCACGACTATGGCCGTACGGGGCGCATGGCTCTCTACGGCGGAGCTATCTTCGGTCCCGCAGCCACAGCCTGGTACGGCATTCTCCAGCGTCACGTCGTGCTGAAGGGCACCACCTCTACAACCATCGCCCGGGTCGCCGCCGACCAGATACTGTTTGCGCCCGTGAATCTCACCTGCTTCCTCTCCTCAATGGCCATCATGGAGGGCAGCGATCCTGTCGAGAAATGGCGCAATTCCTTCATACCCAGCTATAAGGCCAATCTGATTGTCTGGCCGTTTGTACAGGGGGCCAACTTTGCCTTTGTGCCCTTGGAGCTGCGGGTATTGGTGGTGAATGTGGTCAGCTTGG GCTGGAACTGTTTCTTGAGTCTGATTAACAGTGGCGAAGAGTAA
- a CDS encoding uncharacterized protein (ID:PFLUO_003420-T1.cds;~source:funannotate), which yields MAAATENGHIAVADENATPAPTTEAADGLVTVFHDPENFTVKHPLMHEWTLWFTKPPSGKGDNWNDLLKEVVTFNSVEEFWGIYNNITPTSELGLKADYHLFKKGVRPEWEDLQNKHGGKWSYQFKDKRSVPIDELWLHAQLAAIGETLEADADNEVMGVVVNVRKGFYRVGLWTRTVGKGTPADKNARSPAQGKEALEAIGRRFKEVLRLKDTDVVEFSGHTDSAHSGSTRAKAKYVV from the exons atggctgcTGCGACGGAGAACGGCCACATCGCAGTGGCAGATGAGAATGCCACCCCTGCGCCGACCACGGAGGCGGCTGATGGCCTGGTCACGGTTTTCCACGACCCTGAGAATTTCACCGTCAAGCACCCACTCATGCACGAGTGGACACTGTGGTTCACCAAGCCCCCCAGTGGCAAG GGAGATAACTGGAACGATCTGCTAAAGGAGGTGGTCACATTCAACTCCGTGGAGGAATTCTGGGGCATCTAC AACAACATCACTCCAACCTCCGAACTCGGCCTCAAGGCGGACTACCACCTCTTCAAGAAAGGCGTACGACCGGAGTGGGAGGACCTGCAGAACAAGCACGGTGGCAAGTGGTCGTACCAGTTCAAGGACAAGCGGTCCGTCCCCATCGACGAGCTGTGGCTGCACGCCCAGCTGGCCGCCATCGGCGAGACGCTGGAGGCCGACGCCGACAACGAGGTCATGGGCGTGGTGGTGAATGTCCGCAAGGGATTCTACCGTGTCGGTCTGTGGACTCGCACTGTGGGTAAGGGAACCCCCGCCGACAAGAACGCCCGCTCGCCCGCGCAGGGAAAGGAGGCCCTCGAGGCGATTGGCCGGCGGTTCAAGGAGGTGCTTCGGCTGAAGGATACCGATGTGGTGGAGTTCTCGGGACACACGGACAGCGCGCACAGTGGCAGCACGCGCGCCAAGGCGAAGTACGTGGTTTAG
- a CDS encoding uncharacterized protein (ID:PFLUO_003422-T1.cds;~source:funannotate) has translation MAFSADGRVLVTGSSDMTVRRWDALTGDLQQIIESHPGSIHSVALSSDGRLFMSGDGYITARLLDTATDVSQQILVDDRDVKGPMVFSPDCQLLACGSSDGKVRLWDITTGAIKRTLKGHLSSVLCVAFSSDGRLLASGSNDDKVILCWDTETGVLKLNLQGDSDFIISVAFSPGGRLIAAGTLGGTVELWDTTTGTLTQTLQGHLGSVFSLAFSLDGRLLATALDYTIRFWDTAVDVMPQTVEGHSGQILSLQFSPNGRLVASGSHDKTVRLWNTTTGSLEKTFTSHSDSVLSVAFSPSGWLLASSSYDQTVKLWDIVTGTLKKTLEGHLSSVQCVAFSPCGCLLASGSFDGTVQLWDTTTGTLKRTLKGHFSSVLLVAFSFDSGLLASSSDDRTSDSGTIRLWDAINGTTQRIIKVGGLIKTLDFSDDGSCLKTNLGSFNILSNCAPRNLAPRLDTVEVSVQDFQWVALDSKKTLWLPHDYRPTCSAVRNMTLALGHASGRISFMCFTSNQVM, from the coding sequence ATGGCATTCTCAGCCGACGGGAGGGTGCTAGTGACCGGCTCGAGTGACATGACGGTTCGGCGCTGGGACGCCTTGACAGGTGATCTACAGCAGATTATTGAGAGCCATCCGGGCTCGATTCACTCGGTAGCACTTTCTTCTGACGGCCGGCTGTTCATGTCTGGTGATGGTTATATAACAGCGCGGCTGTTAGATACTGCAACAGACGTCTCGCAGCAGATTCTAGTGGATGATCGCGATGTGAAAGGGCCCATGGTATTCTCGCCTGACTGCCAGCTACTAGCGTGCGGCTCTAGTGATGGAAAAGTTCGACTCTGGGATATTACGACAGGCGCCATAAAGCGGACTCTGAAGGGGCATTTATCTTCAGTTCTATGCGTGGCATTCTCGTCCGATGGCCGACTACTGGCATCCGGCTCTAATGATGACAAAGTCATACTCTGTTGGGACACCGAGACGGGTGTCCTGAAACTGAATCTCCAGGGCGATTCGGATTTCATTATCTCGGTGGCCTTCTCACCGGGTGGTCGTCTTATTGCCGCTGGCACCCTCGGGGGGACAGTCGAACTATGGGACACCACGACGGGCACTCTCACGCAGACCCTCCAGGGTCATCTGGGTTCGGTCTTTTCACTGGCATTCTCTCTCGACGGCCGGTTATTAGCCACTGCCTTAGATTACACAATTCGATTCTGGGACACTGCAGTAGATGTCATGCCACAGACTGTCGAGGGTCACTCAGGTCAGATTCTCTCACTGCAGTTCTCACCCAATGGTCGGCTGGTGGCATCTGGTTCTCACGATAAGACGGTCAGGCTCTGGAACACCACGACAGGTAGCCTAGAGAAGACTTTTACGAGTCATTCGGATTCGGTTCTGTCGGTAGCATTCTCGCCATCGGGTTGGCTGCTAGCGTCGAGCTCCTATGATCAGACAGTTAAGCTCTGGGATATCGTGACGGGCACCTTGAAGAAGACCCTCGAAGGTCATTTGTCTTCAGTTCAGTGTGTCGCGTTCTCACCATGCGGTTGCCTGCTCGCGTCTGGCTCCTTTGATGGGACCGTTCAGCTTTGGGATACCACGACGGGAACTTTGAAGCGGACTCTGAAGGGCCATTTTAGCTCGGTTTTGTTGGTGGCATTCTCCTTCGACAGCGGATTACTCGCCTCGAGCTCCGATGATAGGACATCCGACTCCGGAACAATCCGACTCTGGGACGCTATCAATGGCACGACTCAACGGATAATCAAGGTTGGAGGACTGATCAAAACCCTTGATTTCTCGGATGATGGTTCATGTCTAAAGACCAATCTTGGATCCTTCAATATCCTGTCTAACTGTGCCCCTCGTAACCTTGCTCCTCGTTTGGACACGGTCGAGGTCTCTGTGCAAGATTTTCAGTGGGTAGCCCTTGACAGCAAGAAAACCCTGTGGCTCCCTCATGACTATCGGCCTACTTGTTCGGCCGTTAGAAATATGACGCTTGCTCTAGGACATGCATCGGGGCGGATTTCATTCATGTGTTTCACTTCAAACCAGGTTATGTAG
- a CDS encoding uncharacterized protein (ID:PFLUO_003421-T1.cds;~source:funannotate), with protein MSAMHDRYLHNRYPGAPSIFEIYHSAQSASLLNRKLSEPITPQDRDPLWMAVTFLGIITFSSLNTSHPSHAWPLRAADPSDLQWVRMAETKMAVMRLAEPRRGDSLFRAMAEEYSTMFDLVSSSAGAIPSSLESVCLLNATSSKENNPYFTAVRTLVPLLGRRTKATRSMVLAFSSQMEPVFKMLLRQKDPVALLLLAMWYDKAAQIIWWVRHRANVECRAICLYLQREHGKDREILDLLPL; from the coding sequence ATGTCCGCCATGCACGACCGATACCTCCACAACCGATATCCAGGAGCCCCTTCCATTTTCGAGATCTACCACTCAGCGCAAAGCGCCTCGCTCCTAAACCGAAAACTCTCAGAGCCCATCACCCCCCAGGACCGCGATCCGCTCTGGATGGCAGTCACCTTTCTGGGAATcatcaccttctcctcgctgaaTACGAGCCACCCTTCGCACGCGTGGCCGTTGCGCGCTGCTGATCCCTCCGATCTGCAGTGGGTGCGTATGGCCGAGACGAAGATGGCCGTTATGCGCCTTGCGGAGCCGAGACGGGGGGATAGTTTGTTTCGGGCAATGGCGGAAGAGTATTCCACAATGTTTGatcttgtttcttcttcggctggtGCGATACCGTCCTCGCTGGAGAGCGTGTGTTTGTTGAATGCGACTTCGTCAAAGGAGAATAATCCTTACTTTACTGCTGTGCGCACCCTTGTTCCGCTTCTTGGAAGGAGGACGAAAGCTACGCGGAGTATGGTGTTGGCGTTTTCGAGTCAGATGGAGCCTGTGTTTAAGATGTTGCTTAGACAGAAGGATCCTGTTgcgctgctgttgttggcgatgtggtATGACAAGGCCGCTCAGATTATCTGGTGGGTTCGGCATCGCGCGAACGTGGAGTGTCGTGCGATTTGTTTGTATCTGCAGCGGGAGCATGGGAAAGATCGGGAGATTCTGGATCTGCTGCCTCTATAA
- a CDS encoding uncharacterized protein (ID:PFLUO_003423-T1.cds;~source:funannotate) yields the protein MSSTTKPTIVLVHGAWHGSWCWRFQIPTLEALGYVVEAVDLPCVSGVAGITQFDDAAHVRSVVEAQISMGKRVVVLAHSYGGPIASAAIKGLADKGVLGMVALCAYIFPGGMDQGAAIRDIGGLPYVTWDVPSEGLFLANDPRSLFFPPDAPADRTDWAVPQLRPQSMAANTGIVPPQAWQDDSYTGRLGYIKCTADVVLPIAQQDGMVAGAGGQEKWVIRTLEGSGHSPFLSRPHEVAAAFQEIVNEFEAKL from the coding sequence ATGTCATCAACTACCAAACCGACTATCGTTCTCGTGCATGGCGCATGGCATGGCTCGTGGTGCTGGAGATTCCAAATCCCCACGCTCGAGGCTCTCGGCTATGTCGTGGAGGCTGTAGACCTGCCATGCGTTAGTGGGGTAGCCGGCATAACGCAGTTCGACGACGCGGCCCACGTACGATCCGTTGTGGAAGCGCAGATCTCTATGGGTAAGCGTGTCGTTGTTCTCGCGCATTCCTACGGAGGACCGATTGCGAGTGCTGCCATCAAAGGGCTGGCCGACAAAGGCGTCCTAGGGATGGTCGCTCTCTGTGCCTATATCTTCCCTGGAGGCATGGACCAAGGCGCGGCCATTCGCGACATTGGCGGCCTGCCCTACGTGACGTGGGACGTGCCGAGTGAaggcctcttcctcgccaatGATCCGCGCAGCTTGTTTTTCCCTCCAGATGCGCCTGCAGACCGAACCGACTGGGCAGTCCCGCAGCTTCGCCCGCAGAGCATGGCCGCCAACACGGGCATTGTGCCGCCTCAAGCCTGGCAGGACGACTCTTATACTGGGAGATTAGGCTATATTAAGTGCACGGCTGATGTCGTCCTTCCAATCGCCCAGCAGGACGGCATGGTGGCGGGCGCAGGTGGCCAGGAGAAATGGGTAATTCGCACTCTCGAGGGTTCCGGCCATAGTCCCTTCCTTTCGCGGCCCCATGAGGTAGCCGCTGCATTTCAGGAGATCGTGAATGAGTTTGAGGCCAAGCTCTGA
- a CDS encoding uncharacterized protein (ID:PFLUO_003418-T1.cds;~source:funannotate), giving the protein MADAAPRGRGGFGSRGDRGGDRGRGRGRRGRRGPRQEEKEWQPVTKLGRLVKAGKITSMEQIYLHSLPIKEFQIVDFFLPKLKDEVMKIKPVQKQTRAGQRTRFKAIVLIGDSEGHIGLGIKTSKEVATAIRAAITIAKLAVLPVRRGYWGTNLGEPHSLPVKQSGKCGSVSVRLIPAPRGTGLVASPAVKRLLQLAGIEDAYTSSSGSTKTLENTLKATFVAVVNSYGFLTPNLWKDTKLIRSPLEEFGDVLRQGKKY; this is encoded by the exons ATGGCTGACGCTGCCCCCCGTGGACGTGGAGGATTCGGTTCGCGCGGCGACCGCGGTGGTgaccgtggccgtggccgtggacGTCGTGGCCGTCGCGGTCCCCGccaggaggagaaggagtggCAGCCCGTCACCAAGCTCGGCCGTCTcgtcaaggccggcaagATCACCAGCATGGAGCAGATCTACCTGCACTCGCTGCCCATCAAGGAGTTCCAGATCGTCGACTTTTTCCTGCCCAAGCTCAAGGACGAGGTCATGAAGATCAAGCCCGTCCAGAAGCAGACCCGTGCCGGTCAGCGCACCCGCTTCAAGGCTATCGTCCTCATCGGTGACTCCGAGGGCCACATCGGTCTTGGTATCAAGACCTCCAAGGAAGTCGCGACCGCCATCCGTGCcgccatcaccatcgcgAAGCTGGCTGTGCTTCCCGTCCGGAGAGGTTACTGGGGTACCAACCTCGGTGAGCCTCACTCGCTGCCCGTCAAGCAGTCCGGCAAGTGCGGTTCCGTCTCGGTTCGC CTCATTCCCGCCCCCCGCGGTACCGGTCTCGTTGCCTCCCCCGCCGTCAAGcgtctcctccagctggccGGTATCGAGGATGCTTAcacctcgtcctccggcTCCACCAAGACCCTCGAGAACACCCTCAAGGCCACCTTCGTTGCCGTCGTCAACAGCTACGGTTTCCTCACCCCCAACCTCTGGAAGGACACCAAGCTCATCCGGAGCCCTCTGGAGGAGTTTGGCGATGTCCTGCGCCAGGGCAAGAAATACTAG
- a CDS encoding uncharacterized protein (ID:PFLUO_003417-T1.cds;~source:funannotate) gives MKHFSLSRGLGVFVVAAFTVCATSDSSGNPLATIDQHALDALAIEISNDDHFVVLKAEAKAAFQTAHGLPISDEAASSLDEAIDELAFSSIQKAVNTDAYHPKIYWVDAGPRNWFGLDVPGGRYSYDNPDCFFRTIPIDYSLDYVVRGYRHTPGPADVTFSLISDPNSQNTVAALAGTDLVIESDGSYTVTINSSSANGQANHIQSTLLAKQLLIRNNLGDWFAKPDNLTVEVINADAHSAKSKADIILAAGWDLQESIVDYGVGALGLKTMTNQVNTLADPSQSSSLGTLTTQASSFGHFDLSDTEALVATLTKGPADYFVVPLSNPWMITKDPGTRQISLNSAQAEPNANGTYTFVISPSDPGVYNWIDMAGLHEVTTMVRWQGLPTSNSSASDALSVVAQIVPLADLKTVLPDGTRFVTVEERKAQLAKRVEAYALRTAV, from the coding sequence ATGAAAcacttctccctctcccgaGGACTAGGtgtcttcgtcgtcgccgccTTCACTGTCTGCGCAACGTCCGACTCAAGCGGCAACCCCCTCGCGACAATAGACCAGCACGCTCTCGACGCGCTCGCGATTGAGATCAGCAACGATGATCACTTCGTGGTGCTCAAGGCCGAAGCCAAAGCAGCCTTCCAAACAGCCCACGGCCTGCCCATCAGCGACGAAGCGGCCTCGAGTCTCGATGAAGCCATCGACGAGTTGGCATTCAGCTCTATCCAAAAGGCTGTCAATACGGACGCCTACCACCCCAAGATATACTGGGTGGATGCGGGACCGCGCAATTGGTTTGGGCTGGATGTGCCGGGGGGTCGATATTCCTACGACAATCCGGACTGTTTCTTCCGGACGATTCCTATCGATTATAGCCTGGACTATGTCGTCAGGGGGTACCGGCACACGCCCGGACCGGCCGATGTGACCTTTTCGCTGATCAGCGATCCCAATTCGCAGAATACcgtcgccgcgctggcggGCACTGACCTAGTGATCGAGAGTGATGGCTCGTACACGGTCACCATCAACAGCTCGTCTGCCAATGGCCAGGCAAACCATATCCAATCCACGCTCCTCGCGAAACAACTGTTGATCCGCAACAACCTCGGCGACTGGTTCGCAAAGCCAGACAACCTCACCGTCGAGGTGATCAACGCCGACGCCCACAGCGCCAAAAGCAAAGCGGacatcatcctcgccgcGGGATGGGACCTCCAAGAGTCGATCGTGGACTACGGCGTCGGCGCACTCGGACTCAAAACCATGACCAACCAGGTCAACACCCTCGCGGACCCCAGCCAATCCAGCAGCCTGGGCACACTAACCACCCAAGCGAGTTCCTTCGGCCACTTCGATCTCTCCGACACCGAAGCCCTAGTCGCAACGCTGACCAAGGGACCGGCCGATTACTTCGTAGTTCCCCTATCCAATCCATGGATGATAACCAAAGACCCCGGCACGCGACAGATCAGCCTGAACAGTGCGCAGGCGGAGCCCAATGCAAACGGCACGTACACGTTCGTGATCTCGCCCTCGGATCCGGGCGTGTATAATTGGATTGATATGGCGGGATTGCACGAGGTGACGACTATGGTGCGCTGGCAGGGTCTGCCGACGTCGAATTCGTCGGCGAGTGATGCGCTGAGTGTTGTTGCGCAGATTGTGCCGTTGGCGGATTTGAAGACTGTTCTTCCGGACGGGACGCGGTTTGTTACcgtggaggagaggaaggcgCAGCTTGCGAAGCGAGTTGAAGCGTATGCGCTGAGGACGGCGGTCTAG